The genomic interval ACGTTTGCCTAGGTGCGTGCCTATCCATGCTTGTCGAATCTAGCACCGGTCGACGTCCCCCCGCTCGCGCCGCGCTACCCTGGCAGGGCGCCCGGATCGGCGCCCTGCCGCCCTCGTGGTCTCCCTCACATCCGCGTTCGCCGTCGGTGGCGGGGGAGATTTGTCATACACGGTGTGTGAAGCCGGTGATAGCGTTCTCATCGGAAGAGGACGGGAGAGTCGCCCGAGCTGTTACCGTAGGTGGGGCAGGGAACCCCAACTGGTACTCAGCGCAAGCGCAGGTGGCTTTCTGGTCTTGAACGACTAAGGAGGCGCCTGACACGCCATGTCCAAGAACAGCACGAGCCCGGATCCTGGGAGGGAACGCGCCTCGCCGCAGGACCCTCGGGTAGCCGACGCGCGAGCCGGTGGAGCAGAACCCGCCATGCTCGAGGCGATCAGGCGCCTGTTCGAGGGGGAGAGCTACTGCATCTCCGACCTCGCGACCGTCGGTCACCCCGTGGTGCACGCCTCCGACAAGCTGGTCGAGCTGACGGGTTACTCCTTCGAGGAGTTCCAAGGCCGCAGCCTCGGGTTCCTCATGCGCAACGATACTGACCAGGACGGTGGGCGCATGCCGGACGCCGCCACCGCCGAGGAGCCCTTCACGTCGGTCGTGCGCATCTACCGGGCGGACGGCAGCCTGCTCTGGACCGAGCAGCGCCACTACCCCGTCCACGGCGACGACGGCGCCGCCCACGTCCTGACGCTATTCCGCGACGTCACGTCGGAAGCACACGCCGGCGGCGCGCAGGCGATGCAGCTGGAGCTCTCCGGCTCGCTCGAGGGCGACGGTCGCTTCTTCACCTACGCGCTCCTGCTGCACGACGACGGCCGCAACGAGGTCGTATGGGCGTCTGACGCTTGGCACCAGCTGACCGGCTACGCCGTCGAGCACCTCAGGTCGCAGGGCCTCAGGCGCTTCATCCATGCCGAGGACAGGGCGCAGCTCGACGAGCGCCTGCAGGGCCTGCGCGAGCAGGAGCGGCGCTCTGACCAGTACCGCCTCGTCACTTACGGCGGGAAGGTCATGTGGGTCGAGGACTTCGCCTCCCGCCGCTGGCGCAGCGACGAGGCCGGCATCACCGCCGTCTACGGCATGGTGAAGGACATCACCAACGCGCGGCGCGAGACGGCCAACCTGTGGCGCCTCGCGCACATCGACCCGCTCACCGGGCTGCCGAACGCCCACCTCCTCGAGGACCGCGTCCAGCAGGCGCAGTTGCACGCTCGCCGCAACGGCACCGGGATCGCCCTCGCCATCCTCGACCTCGACAACTTCCGCTTCGTGAACCAGACGTTCAGCCAGCGGCATGGCGACCGGCTCATCATGGAGGTGAGCAGGCGCCTGAGGCGCACCTTGCGGCGGACCGACACGCTCGCCCGACTGGGCGGCGACTCCTTCGCCCTCCTGCTCGGCGACCTGCCGACGCAGCGCTCCGTGCTGCCCGCGCTCGAGAAGGTCCTGGCCGCCGTGCGCGAGCCGTACGCCGACGGGAGCCTCGTGCTGCAACTGGCGGCTAGCGTCGGCGTCGACGTCCTGCACGACGGCGCCCGCGCCGCCAGCCACATGCTCGAGCGCGCCACGGCCGCGCTCGTGCGGGCCAAGGAGACGAACCGCGGCGGCTTCCGCTTCTACGACGACGAGGTCGACCTCGCCATGCGCTCACGCATCGCCACCGAGCGTGAGCTCAAGCGCGCCATCGCCGAGGACCAGCTCGTCTTGCACTACCAACCGCGCGTGCAGCTCGACGACGGCAGCATCAACTCGGTCGAGGCGCTCGTGCGCTGGGTGCACCCCGTGCGCGGCCTGCTCAAGCCGGCGGATTTCGTGCCGCTCGTCGAGGAGTCGCAGTTGGGGCCGCGGCTCTTCGAGTGGGTGGTCGAGCGCGCCTGCCGCCAGGCGAAACGGTGGCAGAGCCAACGCACGCCGCGGCGCGTAGCCGTCAACGTGAGCCCGTCCGCCCTCGCGCACTGCAACCTCGCGGGCGTCGTCCAGTCCGTGCTCTCGCGCTACGACCTGCACCCCGGCCTGCTCGAGCTGGAGATCAGCGAGCGGACGGCCCACGACACCCTGGCCACGGGCTCCCCGAAGCTGGAGGAGGTGCGCGCCATGGGCGTGCAGGTGGCGCTCGACGACTTCGGCGTCGCCCACTCCTCGCTGACGCAGCTCCGTTCGCTCCCGCTCGACGGGCTCAAGATCGACCGCTCGTTCGTCGCCAAGATCGACTCGCGCACGACGAACCAGGACGTGGACCTGCTGCGCGCCATCATCGCCCTCGGCAAGAGCCTGCGCCTGCGGGTGACCGCGGAGGGGATCGAGACGAAGGAGCAGAACACGCTCCTACGCTCGTTGCACTGCGACGACGGTCAGGGCTTCCTCTTCAGCCAGCCCGTGCCGCCCGAGTACGTGATCGCGACGGCGTGAAGGTACGTCTCACCGCCTGTTACCGCGTGTAACCCGGGCGCCGGTTACAATCTGTCGCTTTCGATCCTTCGGCGTGGGGGCTTTGGGCCGCGGCGCCGTCCCATAGGAGCCGCAGATGACGGACAACCCTCTTCTCTCGAACGCTTTCGAGATCCCCTTCCCGGACATCCAGCCGGAGCACGTCGGGCCCGGCCTCCGCGCGGCGCTGGCCGAGGCCGAGGCCGGCCTCGCTCGGCTGCGCGCGAGCACGGCCGAGCCGACGTACGCGAACACGGTCCAGGCCCTCGACGACATCGTCGAGGGCGTCGTCAGGCCGTACGTGCTCGCGCGCCACCTCATCGGCGTGGCCACGACGCCGGAACTGCGCCAGGCGTTCAACGAGGTGCTTCCCGAGGTCAGCGGCTTCCTCGCGCGCCTCGGCACCGACCCCGAGCTCTGGCAGGCCGTGGCGCGCTACGCGGACACGCCCGAGGCCCGGCAGCTCGACGGAGTGCGGCGCAGGAACCTCCAGAAGGTCCTGGCGGAGTTCAAGCAGTCCGGCGCGAGCCTGCCCGAGGCCGAGCGCAAGCGCGCCGAGGCCTTGCGCGTCGAGCTGTCGCAGCTCACGACGAAGTTCGCAGAGAACGTGCTCGACGCCACCAACGCCTTCGAGTTGGTCGTGGCCGACGAGCGCGAGATCGCCGGCCTCCCGGAAGGTCCCAGGCGCAGGGCGCGGGCCGACGCGGAGGCGCGCGGCCGGAGCGGCTACCGCTTCACCCTCCAGGCGCCGTCCTACACGTCGTTCATCAAGTACGTGGACGACCGGGAGCTGCGCCAGCGGATGTACGAGGCCTACAACTCCGTCGGCACCGCGGAGCCGTACGACAACCGCGGCGTCATGCGCGAGATCCTCGCCAAGCGCCGCGAGCTCGCCGTGCTGCTCGGCTACGCCGACTACGCCGACCTCCAGACCGAGGACCGCATGATCAAGAGCGGCCTGCGGGCCGCCCAGTTCGAGGAGGAGCTCGTCGCCAGGACG from Trueperaceae bacterium carries:
- a CDS encoding EAL domain-containing protein; this encodes MSKNSTSPDPGRERASPQDPRVADARAGGAEPAMLEAIRRLFEGESYCISDLATVGHPVVHASDKLVELTGYSFEEFQGRSLGFLMRNDTDQDGGRMPDAATAEEPFTSVVRIYRADGSLLWTEQRHYPVHGDDGAAHVLTLFRDVTSEAHAGGAQAMQLELSGSLEGDGRFFTYALLLHDDGRNEVVWASDAWHQLTGYAVEHLRSQGLRRFIHAEDRAQLDERLQGLREQERRSDQYRLVTYGGKVMWVEDFASRRWRSDEAGITAVYGMVKDITNARRETANLWRLAHIDPLTGLPNAHLLEDRVQQAQLHARRNGTGIALAILDLDNFRFVNQTFSQRHGDRLIMEVSRRLRRTLRRTDTLARLGGDSFALLLGDLPTQRSVLPALEKVLAAVREPYADGSLVLQLAASVGVDVLHDGARAASHMLERATAALVRAKETNRGGFRFYDDEVDLAMRSRIATERELKRAIAEDQLVLHYQPRVQLDDGSINSVEALVRWVHPVRGLLKPADFVPLVEESQLGPRLFEWVVERACRQAKRWQSQRTPRRVAVNVSPSALAHCNLAGVVQSVLSRYDLHPGLLELEISERTAHDTLATGSPKLEEVRAMGVQVALDDFGVAHSSLTQLRSLPLDGLKIDRSFVAKIDSRTTNQDVDLLRAIIALGKSLRLRVTAEGIETKEQNTLLRSLHCDDGQGFLFSQPVPPEYVIATA